GCTGCAGGGCGCGATGATCATGCCGCTGTGGGCAAAGGATCCGCTGGAAACAGCAGCCGCCATGTCGTCTGCCGGATAGCACCGGTCGGCCAGGGCGGCAACCTGCTCCGGGGTGTAGCCTGTTTCCAGTTCAATGGTGTGGTGGGCCCACCTGCTGATAATTAAATGTGTTTCAATGCGGCGGGACTTCAGGTGCTCCAGAATGGTTATACCGTAAATTGCCCCGGAAGCGCCGGTAATTCCCACTACTACGCGCAATTTTTACCCTCCCTGACGGCCGGGCGCCGGCCGCGTGCGCCCGGGCAAAATGCATTCTCCTTATCCGTGCGGCTGCTCACAAGACATTATATAACACTTTCCGGGCAAAAGGTAGGGAAAAAGCGCTAAAGACTTTAGAAAAAGGGGCGGGCCGGAGGATGAAGCTTTACAAAGCTGATGCAATAGTTTTAAGGGCCAGGGACTGCGGAGAGGGGGACAAAATTTTAACCCTTTATTCCCGTGAGCACGGCCGGATAAAGGCAATGGCCCACGGCGTTTCCAAGCCCACCAGCCGCAAGCGCGGTGCGGTTCAGCCCTTTACCCGGAGCAGGTTTTTGCTCCGCCGGGGGAGGGAGCTTGATACGGTAAGCCAGTGCGAGGGAGTGGAGACGTTCCCCTTCTTAAGAGAAAGCCTGGAAAGAATCGGCTATGCCAGTTATGTGGCCGAACTGGTGGAGGCGCTCACGCCGGAGGGAGAGCCGAACGAGTCCCTTTTTTTTCTCCTTCTGGACGTGCTGCGCCTGCTGGCGGGCGGCGATGCCGAAATGCTGGCCCGCGCCTTTGAGCTTAAAGTTGCGGCCCTGCTGGGTTACTGCCCGGTTTTGGAGCGCTGTTCCCACTGTCAGGGGGCTCTGGCCGGCCCGCTTTTTTTCAGCTCCTCCCTGGGCGGGGCGGTGTGCGGTTTGTGTGTTGCTTTTGCCGCAAACCCGGTGGAGGTTAATAAAGGCACGCTGGAAATTTTAAAAGCCCTTTTAAACTGGCCCCTTGCCAGGATCGGCCTGCTCCGGGTAAACCGCCGGTTCAGAAACCGGATCAGGCTCATTTTAAGGCAGTACCTTACGTACCACCTGGAGCGGGACCTGAAGTCTTATGCCTTTTTGGACCGGTTTGGCCAGGCGCCTGCCGGCAGCGGTGCTGCCGATGTATAAAAACGGCCTGCCGGGGTTTAAATAATGTAAGGGAAAAGGCCGGACTACAAACAGTAAAC
The window above is part of the Pelotomaculum thermopropionicum SI genome. Proteins encoded here:
- the RecO gene encoding recombinational DNA repair protein (RecF pathway): MKLYKADAIVLRARDCGEGDKILTLYSREHGRIKAMAHGVSKPTSRKRGAVQPFTRSRFLLRRGRELDTVSQCEGVETFPFLRESLERIGYASYVAELVEALTPEGEPNESLFFLLLDVLRLLAGGDAEMLARAFELKVAALLGYCPVLERCSHCQGALAGPLFFSSSLGGAVCGLCVAFAANPVEVNKGTLEILKALLNWPLARIGLLRVNRRFRNRIRLILRQYLTYHLERDLKSYAFLDRFGQAPAGSGAADV